From Pseudomonas vanderleydeniana, the proteins below share one genomic window:
- the gspI gene encoding type II secretion system minor pseudopilin GspI has product MKTEGGFTLLEVMVALAVFALLSAAVLSASDYVLRQTGSLQQRVFAAWLADNRLTELRLQAAPGAGRQQWLERFDGREWHLSQTLSPVVDQRLMQVELEVRLGSDPQPLHRLTGWLPVARHEVEP; this is encoded by the coding sequence ATGAAGACTGAGGGTGGCTTCACCCTGCTGGAGGTCATGGTGGCACTGGCGGTGTTTGCCCTGTTGTCCGCTGCGGTGCTGTCGGCCAGTGACTATGTGCTGCGCCAGACGGGGAGCTTGCAGCAGCGCGTGTTCGCGGCCTGGCTGGCGGACAACCGCTTGACCGAGTTGCGCCTGCAAGCTGCACCGGGGGCGGGACGACAACAGTGGCTGGAGCGTTTCGATGGTCGTGAGTGGCACCTGAGCCAGACGCTGAGCCCGGTCGTTGACCAGCGCCTGATGCAGGTTGAACTGGAAGTCCGGCTCGGCAGTGACCCGCAACCGCTGCATCGCCTCACGGGCTGGTTGCCGGTTGCACGGCATGAGGTTGAGCCATGA
- the gspJ gene encoding type II secretion system minor pseudopilin GspJ yields the protein MTRQGGFTLLELVIALAIFSLLSLGSWRLYEGLSRVQAQVLGHGQALRSLQRAFAVLERDLMQVGVSRDSPALSLREGALSLQRGNWRNPLDQPRSERQEVSYRLEAHDLWRHSRSPERVVPHKQRLLGDVRGLRWRFHDPKAGWRDDWPTGAKPPRAVEVTLSTGRFDRIRRVILLPEGA from the coding sequence ATGACCAGGCAGGGCGGTTTCACCTTGCTTGAGCTGGTGATAGCCCTGGCGATCTTCAGCCTGCTGAGCCTCGGCAGTTGGCGACTCTACGAAGGCCTGTCGCGGGTGCAGGCGCAGGTGTTGGGGCATGGACAGGCGCTGCGCAGCCTGCAACGGGCATTCGCTGTGCTGGAGCGTGATCTGATGCAGGTGGGCGTGTCGCGGGATTCTCCGGCGCTAAGCCTGCGCGAGGGGGCCTTGAGCCTGCAGCGCGGCAACTGGCGCAACCCGCTGGACCAGCCGCGCAGCGAGCGCCAGGAGGTCAGCTATCGACTTGAAGCGCACGACCTCTGGCGTCACAGCCGTAGCCCCGAACGGGTCGTCCCGCACAAGCAGCGGCTGCTCGGCGATGTACGTGGGTTGCGCTGGCGCTTCCACGATCCCAAGGCTGGCTGGCGTGATGACTGGCCAACCGGCGCCAAGCCGCCGCGAGCGGTCGAGGTGACGTTGTCCACCGGGCGTTTCGATCGGATCCGCCGGGTCATCCTGCTGCCGGAGGGCGCATGA
- a CDS encoding general secretion pathway protein GspK — protein sequence MSPSRQQGVALITVLLIMALALLLAGNLLRSHRLALQGTTQSLHQVQLRQWAIAAEGWAAQLLQEPGPASRNVNLSQEWARRPLPLVLPGVELHLQIEDLAGRFNLTPLLAPGKADEIAWARWARLLARLGIAAIDLAPLRGVEVRDLSQLRLLPDMDASSLRRLEPWVALLPLEAPLNVNTSRALLVSILEDMSESEAQMLIERRPLDGYPDAGTFALVSGLKGRGISAHGLGVASRWFRITAEVAAGSSRLRLVSDLELDPKTRQARVVQRRFLSPIQGEPLP from the coding sequence ATGAGCCCCTCTCGTCAGCAAGGCGTGGCGCTGATCACCGTGCTGCTGATCATGGCCCTGGCCCTGCTGCTGGCCGGTAACCTGCTGCGCAGTCACCGTCTGGCCTTGCAAGGCACCACCCAGTCTCTCCACCAGGTGCAGTTGCGCCAGTGGGCGATTGCCGCCGAGGGCTGGGCCGCGCAACTTTTGCAGGAACCTGGGCCCGCTTCCCGGAACGTCAACCTGTCCCAGGAGTGGGCTCGGAGGCCGTTACCGCTGGTCTTGCCGGGTGTCGAGTTGCACCTGCAGATCGAGGATCTGGCCGGTCGCTTCAACCTGACGCCGCTGCTCGCTCCCGGAAAGGCCGACGAAATCGCCTGGGCGCGCTGGGCCCGGTTGCTGGCGCGGCTGGGCATCGCCGCTATCGACCTTGCGCCGCTGCGGGGTGTCGAGGTGCGTGACCTGAGCCAGTTGCGGCTGTTGCCCGATATGGACGCATCAAGTCTGCGGCGCCTGGAACCCTGGGTCGCCTTGCTGCCGCTTGAGGCCCCGCTCAACGTCAACACCTCCCGGGCTTTGCTGGTGTCGATCCTGGAGGACATGAGTGAAAGCGAGGCGCAGATGCTCATCGAGCGGCGGCCTCTCGACGGCTATCCGGATGCTGGCACCTTTGCCCTGGTCTCCGGCCTCAAGGGGCGTGGCATCTCCGCTCATGGCCTGGGCGTGGCTAGCCGCTGGTTCCGGATCACGGCCGAAGTGGCCGCCGGGAGCAGCCGCCTGCGACTGGTCAGCGACCTGGAGCTCGATCCGAAAACCCGGCAGGCGCGTGTCGTGCAGCGCCGCTTTCTGTCTCCAATCCAAGGTGAACCGCTTCCATGA
- the gspM gene encoding type II secretion system protein GspM: protein MIKRLPKRGLLNERWQRLAQRERQWLLGLGAFLLAVLLFMGFWQPAQQRLDKAERLYQQRLALLIEVQQARPAAARAESAQPLSTHLGETARAAGLELQQLDQDGQSLRLTLSGEALALLGWLDRIEQGGGRLQSLSLEPRGQQLEARVVWLVP, encoded by the coding sequence ATGATCAAGCGCCTGCCGAAGAGGGGCCTGCTGAACGAGCGCTGGCAGCGCCTGGCCCAGCGAGAGCGCCAGTGGCTGCTCGGGCTGGGAGCCTTCCTGCTGGCGGTGCTGCTGTTCATGGGGTTCTGGCAACCGGCGCAGCAACGCCTGGACAAGGCCGAGCGTCTTTACCAGCAACGCCTGGCCCTGCTCATCGAGGTGCAGCAGGCGCGGCCGGCGGCGGCCCGAGCGGAATCGGCACAGCCGTTGTCGACCCACCTGGGCGAGACCGCCCGGGCGGCCGGACTGGAGTTGCAGCAGTTGGACCAGGACGGCCAGTCGCTACGCCTGACGCTTTCGGGGGAGGCCCTGGCCCTGCTCGGCTGGCTGGACCGGATCGAGCAGGGTGGAGGGCGGTTGCAGAGCTTGAGCCTGGAGCCGCGCGGGCAACAGCTGGAGGCCAGGGTCGTGTGGCTGGTCCCCTGA
- the gspL gene encoding type II secretion system protein GspL: MNAWLYLYPAGLDAPDEHWPVSCWPGPDDRHDLTLAEAAAFLAGNAARVVLPMELCSWLRSEPWPGRRRPTAQALAYALEEQLTDDPDHLHLVVGEPDSARRYPLWVVDKVRFGGIVELLRQSGLRLMSVQVDADLLPPGQPHGVWWGGRWLLGGALEMRLALPEPAFQQLLARLPADVCRLDHAQSDRVRELLGAGQGTELLQGPFRPAGLHKPWRPLLATLLALFVLSWGFTQVRSHDLETRAAQLYAQSVRHFQALYPQQTRVVDLAAQLRALAADETEKTRQMARLVQLVEQVIGGSGVEVQRIEYRAGTGWTLALTTGDFTELERLRERGRQQQLPIRLGTASKERSRVRALLTLAEQNR; encoded by the coding sequence ATGAACGCGTGGCTCTACCTCTACCCGGCAGGGCTCGATGCGCCTGACGAACACTGGCCGGTCTCCTGTTGGCCAGGCCCTGATGACAGGCATGACCTGACCCTGGCCGAAGCGGCCGCATTCCTGGCGGGGAACGCCGCACGAGTGGTGCTGCCGATGGAACTCTGCAGCTGGCTGCGCAGCGAGCCGTGGCCGGGGCGCCGGCGACCGACTGCCCAGGCGTTGGCCTATGCACTCGAAGAGCAACTGACGGACGATCCGGATCACCTGCACCTGGTGGTGGGCGAGCCCGATTCGGCTCGCCGCTATCCCTTGTGGGTCGTCGACAAGGTGCGCTTTGGTGGCATCGTCGAGCTGTTGCGGCAGTCGGGCCTGCGGCTGATGAGCGTCCAGGTGGATGCCGATCTGTTGCCTCCAGGCCAGCCCCATGGTGTCTGGTGGGGCGGTCGCTGGCTGCTGGGCGGAGCGCTGGAGATGCGTCTGGCACTGCCTGAGCCCGCTTTCCAGCAACTGCTTGCGCGCTTGCCGGCCGACGTGTGCCGGCTGGATCACGCGCAATCGGATCGGGTCCGGGAGCTGCTGGGCGCGGGGCAGGGGACGGAGTTGCTTCAGGGCCCCTTTCGACCCGCCGGCCTGCACAAGCCGTGGCGACCGCTGTTGGCGACCTTGCTGGCACTGTTCGTCCTGTCCTGGGGATTCACCCAGGTTCGCAGCCATGACCTGGAGACCCGGGCCGCGCAGCTTTACGCACAGAGCGTCCGGCATTTCCAGGCGCTCTATCCGCAGCAGACCCGGGTCGTCGACCTGGCGGCCCAGCTCAGGGCGCTCGCTGCCGACGAGACGGAAAAAACCAGGCAGATGGCCCGGCTGGTGCAACTGGTCGAGCAGGTGATCGGGGGCAGTGGCGTCGAGGTCCAGCGTATCGAGTATCGGGCCGGGACGGGCTGGACGCTGGCGCTGACGACCGGTGATTTCACCGAGCTGGAGCGGCTGCGCGAGCGCGGGCGGCAACAGCAGTTGCCCATCCGGCTCGGCACCGCGAGCAAGGAGCGCAGCCGCGTGCGTGCGCTGCTGACCCTGGCGGAGCAGAACCGATGA